Proteins from a genomic interval of Cognatishimia sp. WU-CL00825:
- the rpsK gene encoding 30S ribosomal protein S11, giving the protein MAREKTRTKKKERKNIAAGVAHVNSSFNNTKILISDVQGNAIAWSSAGTMGFKGSRKSTPYAAQMAAEDAGKKAQDHGVKTLEVEVQGPGSGRESALRALAAIGFNITSIRDVTPMAHNGCRPPKRRRV; this is encoded by the coding sequence ATGGCACGCGAAAAGACTCGTACTAAGAAAAAAGAGCGGAAGAATATTGCAGCGGGCGTTGCCCATGTGAATTCTTCGTTCAACAACACCAAAATCTTGATCTCTGACGTTCAAGGCAACGCAATCGCTTGGTCCTCTGCGGGCACAATGGGTTTCAAAGGCTCTCGTAAGTCTACCCCATATGCTGCTCAGATGGCGGCGGAAGATGCGGGCAAGAAAGCTCAGGATCACGGTGTTAAGACATTGGAAGTAGAAGTTCAGGGTCCAGGTTCTGGCCGTGAATCTGCTTTGCGCGCATTGGCTGCAATTGGCTTTAACATCACATCTATTCGTGACGTGACCCCAATGGCACACAACGGCTGCCGCCCACCAAAGCGCCGCCGCGTTTAA
- the rpsM gene encoding 30S ribosomal protein S13, protein MARIAGVNIPTHKRVPIALTYITGIGHTSAKAICEAVKIDATRRVNELSDAEVLAVREHIDANYTVEGDLRREVTMNIKRLMDLGCYRGLRHRRNLPVRGQRTHTNARTRKGPAKAIAGKKK, encoded by the coding sequence TTGGCACGTATCGCCGGCGTTAACATCCCGACCCATAAACGGGTCCCGATTGCCCTGACTTACATCACTGGTATTGGTCACACCTCTGCAAAAGCCATCTGCGAAGCCGTTAAGATCGACGCAACCCGTCGTGTTAACGAATTGTCTGACGCAGAAGTTCTGGCCGTTCGTGAGCACATCGATGCAAACTACACCGTTGAAGGTGACTTGCGTCGTGAAGTCACAATGAACATCAAGCGCCTCATGGACTTGGGTTGCTACCGTGGCCTGCGCCACCGTCGTAATCTGCCAGTTCGTGGTCAGCGTACCCACACCAACGCTCGTACTCGCAAAGGTCCTGCAAAGGCCATTGCTGGTAAGAAGAAATAA